CTGCTCTCCACCTAAGTTATAGCCGCCTTTGCGCATTTCTTCCATCACGTAGCGATCGCCAACAGCCGTTTGCATAGCTTTCAGACCTGCTTTTTCAATCCCTTTGAAAAAGCCAATATTCGCCATCACCGTCGTCACAATGGTGCCGTGGTTCAGCTTCCCTGCGCGGTTCAACGCCTCGCCCAGAATGCTCAGGATGAAGTCTCCGTCGACTTCCTCGCCCGTCTCATCGATCGCGATCAGACGATCCGCATCGCCATCAAAAGCAAGACCTATGGCTGCGCCATGTTTCACCACTTCAGCGCGCAGGTTTTCAGGATGCGTCGAGCCGCAATGATCGTTGATATTGCGACCGTTCGGCTCAGCGCCGATGGTGATCACTTCCGCTCCCAGCTCGCGGAATATGGTAGGTGCAAGCTCATAGGCAGAGCCATTCGCACAATCCAGAACGACCTTGTATCCAGCGAAAGACTGGGATACCGTTTCCTTCAAGAACGCCAGATAAGCAAGCTTCGCATCTGGCTCATCTGTAACCGTACCAATCTCGCCGCCAACTGGGCGAGGCAATTCATCAACAGCAGCATCAAGCAGCTGCTCAATTTCAAGTTCCGTCTCGTCCAATAGCTTGAAGCCGTCGCCCCCGAAGAACTTAATCCCATTGTCCTCAACAGGATTATGCGAAGCGGAAATCATAACGCCCGCATCTGCGCCAAGCTTCTTCGTCAAATATGCTACCGCAGGTGTGCTTACCACACCAATTCGAATAACTTCGACACCAATCGACAATAAACCAGCTACTAAAGAAGCCTCCAGCATCGGCCCCGAAATCCGTGTATCTCTCCCGATCACGACTTTCGGATGCTTTGCTTGTCTAGTTAAGACATAACCGCCGCAGCGACCTACTTTATAAGCTAATTCTGGTGTCAGCTCGCCATTAGCGACGCCTCGAACACCATCTGTACCAAAATATTTCCCCATGTCTAATATTCTCCTCTTTCTCTATGACCCATTATGGATTTGCTGGACTTGCGGTTGGACTTGCCGTTGGACTTGTGCTTGGACTTGTTGAACTAGCAGGTTTTACCGTTTTCTCGCTGATTTCTACTACGGCCTTTACTTCTTGCGGCATGCCAAGCTTAACATAAGTTGGCAAGTTTAAAGTCACCTTCAGCTCGTGCTTACCAGGTGGTAAATTACTAACATCCAGAATCGCCTGCACATCCTGTAGTTTCATTTGGTCAATAATCGAAGGTGCACCTTCTACGGTGATATTCAGTTGAGCCGATTCCGGCGTTATTACTTTGGTTAAGTAGTTTTCATTTTGACCAATAATCGTTAGCGGGACATTCTCCAAAGCTTTCGTCGTAGACGGAACAATTTCTACACGCACCGTTACTTTGGCCGGATCCAGTTGAGTTACTTTATTCCTCAAAGGAATGTCCAGTGAATAATCTTTGGTTTCTTTGACATCTTGAATATTCAGTTGCGGTCCTTGATAGAATTCCAACTTATCGACTACATCCTGCGTTCCATAGACAGTCACCTTGTCAGGACTTTGCGTGACCATAGCGATCGCGAATCCTTTTGG
Above is a genomic segment from Paenibacillus sp. HWE-109 containing:
- the glmM gene encoding phosphoglucosamine mutase, with product MGKYFGTDGVRGVANGELTPELAYKVGRCGGYVLTRQAKHPKVVIGRDTRISGPMLEASLVAGLLSIGVEVIRIGVVSTPAVAYLTKKLGADAGVMISASHNPVEDNGIKFFGGDGFKLLDETELEIEQLLDAAVDELPRPVGGEIGTVTDEPDAKLAYLAFLKETVSQSFAGYKVVLDCANGSAYELAPTIFRELGAEVITIGAEPNGRNINDHCGSTHPENLRAEVVKHGAAIGLAFDGDADRLIAIDETGEEVDGDFILSILGEALNRAGKLNHGTIVTTVMANIGFFKGIEKAGLKAMQTAVGDRYVMEEMRKGGYNLGGEQSGHVIFLDYISTGDGILTALQLVNTIVESGRKLSELKGIMRKFPQLLVNIRVADKSKLKDNAVIEEAIRKVEDELGDNGRVLVRPSGTESLIRVMAEGPDKEQVEAYVHDIAKVIQEQLV